In Nyctibius grandis isolate bNycGra1 chromosome 34 unlocalized genomic scaffold, bNycGra1.pri SUPER_34_unloc_4, whole genome shotgun sequence, one genomic interval encodes:
- the LOC137677078 gene encoding voltage-dependent L-type calcium channel subunit alpha-1F-like, with the protein MEGSAKEEEEVEEVEEDEDEDEDVKAQGRGEGSAKEEEEVEEVEEDGGGDENEKEEEQVEYVFLIIFMVETFLKIIAYGLVLHPSAYICNGWNLLDFVIVIVGLFSIILEQVSHKPGEAHHMSGKPGGFDVKALRAFCVLRPLHLVSGVPSLHIVLNSIMKALVPLLHIGRMHKTCFFIGSNLESEDDPSPCAFLGHGRACLQNNLSTSTRASLTSPHTPLRGGFRMQDAMGHELPWIYFVSLVIFGSFFVLNLVLGVLSGEFSKEREKAKARGDFQKQREKQQLEEDLRGYMDWITQAEDVEGDDDDGEHEKHRLTAEELMGKRKPRLKWLRHAGHSTDTHASLPGSETTSVNTETVGEEEA; encoded by the exons atgGAAGGCTcagcaaaggaggaggaagaggtagAGGAGGTTGAGGAAGACGAGGATGAGGACGAGGATGTGAAGGCACAAGGAAG GGGGGAAGGCTcagcaaaggaggaggaagaggtggagGAGGTTGAGGAGGATGGTGGTGGGGATGAGAATGAGAAGGAGGAG GAGCAGGTGGAGTACGTGttcctcatcatcttcatggtgGAGACCTTCCTGAAGATCATCGCCTACGGGCTGGTCCTGCACCCCAGCGCCTACATCTGCAACGGCTGGAACCTCCTCGACTTCGTCATCGTCATCGTGGG GCTCTTCAGCATCATCCTGGAGCAGGTGTCCCACAAGCCCGGCGAAGCCCACCACATGAGCGGCAAGCCGGGGGGCTTCGACGTCAAAGCCCTGCGCGCCTTCTGCGTCCTTCGGCCCCTCCACCTCGTCTCCGGTGTCCCCA gcCTCCACATCGTCCTCAACTCCATCATGAAGGCCTTGGTGCCGCTACTGCACATCGGCCGCATGCACAAGACCTGCTTCTTCATCGGCTCCA ACCTCGAATCCGAGGACGACCCTTCCCCATGTGCCTTCTTGGGCCACGGCCGCGCCTGCCTGCAGAACAACCTCTCCACCAGCACCCGAGCGTCGCTCACATCACCCCACACACCACTGAGGGGTGGATTTAGG ATGCAGGACGCGATGGGCCACGAGCTCCCTTGGATTTACTTCGTCAGCCTCGTCATTTTCGGCTCCTTCTTCGTCCTCAACTtggtgctgggggtgctgagCGG ggagtTCTCCAAGGAGCGGGAGAAGGCCAAAGCCCGCGGAGATTTCCAGAAGCAGcgagagaagcagcagctggaggaagatCTTCGGGGCTACATGGACTGGATCACCCAGGCCGAGGACGTGGAGGGCGACGACGACGACGGCGAGCACGAGAAGCACC gcCTGACGGCCGAGGAGCTGATGGGCAAGCGGAAGCCGCGGCTGAAGTGGCTGCGACACGCCGGTCACTCCACCGACACCCACG CCAGCCTCCCCGGCAGCGAGACCACGTCGGTGAACACCGAGACGGTGGGCGAGGAGGAAGCGTAG